Proteins found in one Epinephelus fuscoguttatus linkage group LG4, E.fuscoguttatus.final_Chr_v1 genomic segment:
- the lingo1a gene encoding leucine-rich repeat and immunoglobulin-like domain-containing nogo receptor-interacting protein 1: MAAGEATGHSYLVACWQPILILMLGTVLSGSTTGCPSRCECNVQERSVMCHRKKLMTVPEGIPAETRLLDLSKNRIRTINPDEFATFPNLEHLELSENTISTIEPGAFNNLYGLRTLGLRSNKLKLIQLGVFTGLSNLTQLDISENKIVILLDYMFQDLYNLRSLEVGDNDLVFISHRAFHGLSSLEHLSLEKCNLSSVPTEAFTHLHSLITLRLRLLNINVIRDYSFKRLYRLKVLEIANWPYLDTMTPNCLYGLNLTSLTIANANLTTIPYVALRHLVYLRFLNLSYNPIHTIEGNKLHDLLRLQEFHLVGGRLAMIEPYSFRGLNYLKILNVSGNSLSTLEESAFHSVGNLETLALYDNPLACDCRLLWVFRRRWRLNFNRQQPTCASPEFVQGKEFKDFPDVLQPNYFTCRKSRIRDRKPQQKFVDEGAIVHFACQADGDPAPVIMWLSPQKKFITTKTIGRLSVLPDGTLEVRYAQIQDNGTYVCIASNAGGNDTSLAHLHIHSYSPDWPHQPNKTFAFISNQPTETGANGTRANAPFPFDIKTLIIATTMGFISFLGVVLFCLVLLFLWSRGKGNTKHNIEIEYVPRKSDAGMSSSTVDAPRKFNMKMI, encoded by the coding sequence ATGGCGGCCGGGGAAGCGACTGGGCACAGCTACCTGGTGGCTTGCTGGCAGCCCATTCTGATCCTGATGCTGGGCACCGTGCTGTCTGGCTCCACTACAGGCTGTCCATCCCGCTGTGAGTGCAATGTTCAAGAGCGCTCTGTGATGTGCCACCGCAAGAAGCTCATGACAGTTCCCGAGGGCATTCCTGCAGAAACGAGATTGCTGGACCTCAGCAAGAACCGCATCAGAACCATCAACCCAGACGAGTTTGCCACCTTTCCCAACCTGGAACACCTGGAGCTCAGCGAAAACACGATCTCCACTATAGAACCCGGAGCGTTCAACAACCTTTACGGCTTGCGGACATTGGGGTTGCGTAGCAACAAGCTCAAGTTGATCCAGCTCGGCGTTTTCACAGGCCTGAGCAATCTCACGCAGCTGGACATAAGTGAGAATAAGATTGTCATCCTGTTGGACTACATGTTCCAGGATTTGTACAACCTGCGGTCTTTAGAGGTGGGTGATAACGACCTGGTTTTTATCTCCCACCGGGCTTTTCATGGCCTGAGTAGCCTTGAGCACCTGAGTCTGGAGAAGTGCAACTTGTCCTCTGTGCCAACAGAGGCTTTCACCCACCTTCACAGTCTGATCACGCTCAGGCTGCGCCTCCTCAATATCAATGTCATACGGGATTACTCCTTCAAACGGCTGTATCGGCTCAAAGTGTTGGAAATAGCCAATTGGCCATATCTGGATACGATGACCCCAAATTGCTTGTATGGATTAAATCTCACCTCCCTGACCATCGCAAATGCCAACCTGACCACAATTCCCTATGTAGCCCTGCGGCACTTGGTTTATTTGCGCTTTCTTAATCTTTCATATAACCCGATCCACACCATCGAGGGGAATAAGCTCCATGATCTTCTGCGTCTGCAGGAATTTCACCTGGTAGGAGGCAGACTGGCAATGATTGAGCCCTACTCTTTCCGTGGTCTGAACTACCTGAAGATTCTAAACGTGTCTGGAAACTCTCTTAGCACTTTAGAGGAGTCGGCTTTCCATTCAGTTGGCAACCTGGAAACCCTTGCCTTGTATGATAATCCCCTGGCCTGTGACTGCCGACTGTTATGGGTTTTCCGTCGACGCTGGAGACTGAACTTCAACAGGCAGCAGCCCACCTGTGCCTCCCCTGAGTTTGTCCAAGGCAAAGAATTCAAAGACTTCCCGGATGTTCTGCAGCCCAACTACTTCACATGTCGCAAGTCGAGGATTAGGGATCGCAAGCCCCAGCAGAAATTTGTTGATGAGGGAGCCATTGTTCATTTTGCTTGCCAAGCAGATGGAGATCCTGCTCCAGTGATAATGTGGCTCTCCCCGCAGAAAAAGTTTATCACCACCAAGACAATTGGAAGGCTCTCTGTGTTGCCAGACGGCACCCTCGAGGTTCGCTATGCCCAGATTCAAGACAATGGTACATATGTGTGTATAGCAAGCAACGCGGGTGGAAATGACACCTCTCTTGCTCACCTGCACATTCATAGCTACTCGCCTGACTGGCCACACCAGCCCAACAAGACTTTTGCCTTCATCTCCAACCAGCCCACAGAAACTGGTGCTAACGGTACAAGAGCCAACGCCCCTTTCCCCTTTGATATAAAGACGTTGATCATCGCCACCACAATGGGCTTCATCTCTTTTCTCGGTGTCGTCTTGTTTTGCTTGGTACTGCTCTTCCTTTGGAGCAGAGGTAAAGGCAACACCAAGCACAACATCGAGATCGAGTACGTGCCACGGAAATCGGACGCTGGCATGAGCAGCAGCACGGTGGATGCTCCCCGCAAGTTTAACATGAAAATGATTTAA